A genomic window from Elaeis guineensis isolate ETL-2024a chromosome 3, EG11, whole genome shotgun sequence includes:
- the LOC105042474 gene encoding DEAD-box ATP-dependent RNA helicase 38: MAENATTIPAAETALPVVEKKVEEKRSWADEEPEEEATAPPPPPSSSNSSGAEAETAELKKIEKLSISGGLEDPNESDIKVTTGETVYESAVKFEDLPLSRELLKGLKLEMNFSRPSKIQAVTLPMILTPPFKDLVAQAHNGSGKTTCFVLGMLSRVDPSKKIPQAICICPTRELAIQNQNVLLKMGKYTGITSMCAIPSDSSNYIPISRRPPVTDQVVIGTPGTIKKWISAKKLATRDMKILVFDEADHMLAEDGFKDDSERIMKDIRRSSGDCQVLLFSATFNETVKAFVSRVVKDANQIFVKKEELTLAKVKQYKVQCPDEQAKMEVIRDKIFEFGQKVGQTVIFVRTRNSATMLHTSLLKEGYECTSIQGALKQEDRDKIIQEFKVGLTRVLITTDLLARGFDQEQVNLVINFDLPVKYDTWEPDCEVYLHRIGRAGRFGRKGAVFNLLCTDRDRLLLEKIERHFNHYIPEVPNWRSEEDFESALKDAGLL; encoded by the exons AGCCCGAGGAGGAGGCGACCGCTCCCCCTCCGCCgcccagcagcagcaacagcagcgGAGCGGAGGCTGAGACGGCTGAGCTCAAGAAGATCGAGAAGCTCAGCATTTCGGGGGGACTCGAGGATCCGAATGAATCAGATATAAAG GTGACGACGGGGGAGACAGTTTATGAATCGGCTGTTAAATTTGAGGACCTACCCCTGTCACGGGAGCTTCTCAAGGGTTTGAAACTCGAGATGAATTTTAGCAGGCCCAGCAAGATTCAGGCAGTAACCCTGCCGATGATCCTAACGCCCCCCTTCAAAGATCTGGTGGCTCAAGCACACAATGGCTCTGGAAAGACTACGTGTTTTGTGCTTGGCATGCTCAGTAGAGTCGATCCGAGTAAAAAGATACCACAAGCAATCTGCATATGCCCTACCAGAGAGCTAGCAATCCAG AATCAGAATGTTCTTTTGAAGATGGGAAAGTATACTGGCATAACTTCAATGTGTGCTATACCATCAGATTCGTCGAATTATATCCCGATCTCAAGACGTCCACCGGTAACTGATCAGGTAGTGATCGGCACTCCTGGTACAATTAAAAAGTGGATCTCAGCAAAGAAGTTGGCCACACGGGATATGAAGATCCTTGTTTTTGATGAGGCTGACCACATGCTAGCTGAG GATGGCTTTAAAGATGATTCTGAGAGAATCATGAAGGACATCCGAAGAAGCAGTGGCGACTGCCAG GTTCTACTCTTTTCTGCTACCTTTAATGAAACTGTCAAGGCATTTGTATCAAGAGTTGTTAAGGATGCAAATCAGATCTTTGTGAAGAAAGAAGAGCTCACATTGGCAAAAGTGAAGCAATACAAGGTTCAATGTCCCGATGAACAAGCAAAAATGGAAGTGATAagggataaaatttttgaatttggaCAAAAGGTGGGGCAGACTGTTATATTTGTCCGGACGAGGAATAGTGCCACCATGTTACATACATCATTACTTAAGGAAGGTTATGAGTGCACATCAATTCAAGGTGCACTCAAGCAGGAAGATAGGGACAAAATTATACAGGAATTTAAAGTTGGACTAACCCGTGTCCTTATAACTACCGACCTTCTTGCTCGAGGTTTTGATCAAGAACAG GTTAATCTGGTTATCAACTTTGATCTTCCTGTAAAATATGATACATGGGAACCTGATTGTGAAGTTTACCTGCATAGGATTGGTAGAGCTGGACGTTTTGGGCGCAAGG GTGCTGTATTCAACTTGTTATGTACGGACAGGGATAGATTACTGTTGGAGAAAATTGAGCGTCACTTCAACCACTACATTCCTGAG GTTCCTAACTGGAGGAGTGAAGAGGACTTCGAGTCTGCACTTAAGGATGCAGGTTTGCTATGA